In Rhododendron vialii isolate Sample 1 chromosome 9a, ASM3025357v1, the following are encoded in one genomic region:
- the LOC131300266 gene encoding cyclin-dependent protein kinase inhibitor SMR1-like, which translates to MSTDPELPRASPPPTPPPIQTKPSQTADVAAIQPPENDDEEECKTPTAPENRIPEPLTCPPAPRKPRKEEFSCKRRRKKYDLEFFEAVNREEVESLFGASYESLGFNSSPIRKRKIS; encoded by the coding sequence ATGTCCACAGATCCAGAACTCCCCCGAGCCTCACCGCCGCCCACGCCGcctccaatccaaacaaaaccttcTCAGACTGCCGACGTCGCCGCAATTCAGCCGCCGGAGAACGACGACGAAGAAGAATGCAAGACGCCGACGGCGCCGGAGAACAGGATCCCGGAGCCCCTGACCTGCCCGCCTGCGCCAAGGAAGCCGAGGAAGGAGGAGTTTTCTTGCAAGCGGAGGAGGAAGAAGTACGATCTCGAATTCTTCGAGGCCGTGAATCGCGAAGAGGTCGAGTCGTTGTTTGGGGCGAGTTACGAGTCGCTCGGCTTTAATTCTTCTCCTATACGCAAGAGAAAAATTAGCTGA